The genomic interval GGATAGAGAGGAGTCGCCTTGGCGTACTCTCGTAACCTGGAACATTGAAGCATAGGAGGATGAAACATGAATCTAGCCGATCTCGATACCAAGTATCAGAACGTCGAGCCCGCCAAGGTCGGCTATCAGCCGCTGCCAGACGGAAAGTACCTTTGCCGTCTGGAGAAGGCGGAGGTGAAGCGGAACAAGGGTAACGACGGTATCCACCTTGCGTTGGTGTTGGCAGTGGATGAGGGCTCGCACAAAGGCCGGCGCATCTTCCACAATCGCCCCATCAACGACAACGAGAAGACGTTGGCGTGGCTCAAGCGGGATCTCCTTGCGATCGGATACACCGACTACCTGTCTCGATTGCCGGAGGTTCTGCCACAATGCCTCGGACGCCTGGTGAAGGTGGAACTGAAGACAGTGACGATCCCGACCACCGGGCAGAAGGCACAGATCGCGTATCTCGATCCTGTCAAGGGGCGCTGATCATGAGGACCACACTAGAGCGGTACACAGCGGAGTTCGCCTTGTGGAGTCGCCACACACCGAATCGGGATCTCGTGGCGCTGGTGTATGACGTGCGGGATCGCGACGGGAATCTGCTGCGCAAGCACGCGTGGCTCCAGCTCGGACGTTGCTCGCCTCAGTATCAACCGCCGCTTCGCACGGGCGAGATTGTCGAGTTCTACGCTCGTCGCGAGCGTTATCGACGCCGAAAGCCTCCGCCGTCAGGTGTGGAGCAGGAGCCATGCATTGGGTTCCGAGTAGTTGGGTGTCTGTATCCGGTTGACCTCGAACGAAAGGAGGACGACCATGAATCGACGCGAGGGTTGGCGGAGGCGCTTGCGTCGGCTGTTGGCGCCGTGGCGCAAAGAGCGGGTTTGGATCCCGATTGACCCGCCGGAGCGCCGACAACCGCCCGCGACGCCGGAAGCTTTTGCTGACGACGAATCGAGGTGACGGACATGACGAATCTAAACGAGCAGAGACAGGCGACAGTCGTCGAAGCCCGACCACTCAAGTGGCGACGTGGACTGCCGACGGTGCTTGAAGTGGTGATGGAGGTTAATGGTCAGGTTCGCATCCAAGAGTACATTTTACGACCGGAGAACGGGTTTCGTCACAAACGAAAGGGAAAATTCAAGCGTGCCTCGACGTCCAGTTCACACAATGGAGAGACCTAAATGCCGGTTGTACGGCAAGCCCGTGGGCTACTATTGGAGCGTGCTCTGCGAGGACTGCCGCGACGAATACCAGGAGGACGAAAAACATGAACGAGCGATTCGAGTTCCTTGAAACGCAGTTAAAGCAAGCCGGTGAACGCGTTGCACGAGCGAAGGCCTTATGGTTGGTGAATTCCGACAGTGATCTTGCGAACCAACTCTATGAGCGCTATCGAGCCGAACAAGCCTACCTTGCGCAGTTACTGGACGCTCTCTTCCAATCCAAAAACCCGCAAGCCTCATAACATGGCCCACATTTCGCGCCCGTTTTTCGGGCTTGTGTTCATTTTCGACAGGAATTTTGATTCCACACGTGGAATTGGATAGCCCGTCGTATCTTCGTGCGGGAGGCTTTCCAGTTGTTCGGTCCAGTTCGCTCGTATGTCATGGGGCCTGCGCCCGTTTTAGCCAGACTGATCGACGAGTTGAAGTGGGTAGAGATTATCGACGAGTTCGTGCCACGTCCGGATAGCAAACTGTCCGTCGGGCTGCGTACCAAGGCGTTGCTGGTTAATATCGGCACGAATCGCGAAGCCCTCTACCGGGTGGAGGAGTTCTACGCGCAACGGGATGTGGAAGTCCTGCTTGGAAGCGGCGTCTCCGCAGACGATCTCCATGATGACGCTTTGGCCCGGGCTCTGGATGCCTTGTACGACGCAGGTCTCGAGGCATTATACGCGCGTATCGCCCTCCACACGCTACGCAGACTCCGGGTGCTCAGCGATTCCAACGAACTCATCCCCATCCATGCGGATACCACGTCGCTCTCTATGACAGGCGAGTACCTGGACCAAACAGCGTTTCGCATTGACCGGGGATTCTCCAAGGACCACCGGCCTGATCTCAAGCAAATTGTGTTTGGACTTTGCACCGTCCATGGTCTGGGGCTATGCGCGAACGTCAACCCTGGGAACTTGGACGATCACACATGGAATTTCGAGAACATCCAGCAACTCCTGAGCCAGCTCGATGAGGAGACGCGAAAGAGAAGCGTCTACGTCGCGGACGCGGCGTTGGTGACGAAGGACAACCTTGAGCTTTTGGCGGAGGAAGACTTCCATTTCATCTCACGACTGCCGGGGACGTATAAGCTGTCCGAGGACCTGAAGAGAGCGGCATGGGAGAAAGAAAACAGCTGGAAAGAAGTCGGTCGGCTCGCTGAGGCGGAAGACAGCGCCCATTACAGGATCCAGGCCTTCCGTCGCACGCTGTACGGGCGAACGTATCGATTCGTCGTGGTGCGCTCCTCCAGCCTGGATACCCGGAAGGAGCGTAAGCTCAAAGAGGTGCTCAAGCGTGAGAAGGCTGCGCTGGAGAAAGCGGCCAAGGCGATGAGCCAAAACGTCTACAGTTGTGAACAAGATGCGCAGATGGCCATGCAGACCTTCATGCACGAACACCGTGCCACTTTGCATCCCATCTCCGCCCGCATATGTGCCGAGCAGGTGCAGGCAAAACGCGCGCGCCGCGGTCGCCCGCGCAAAGATGACCCGCCACCGCCGGTGCATACACAGTACCGTGTGGAAGTGGCGATCTTACCGCCTTCTGAGGAGCGGGTTCAGCAGTGGCGAGAGAAGGAAGCGACGTTTGTGCTCATCACCGACATCCGCGATGATCAGCGTGTGTCAGATGAACAGATCCTCCGCCTGTATAAGGAACAACACGAGGTGGAGGCGCGTTTTCGGTATCTGAAAAGCCCGTATCACGTGGGTCCCATCTACCTGCATAAGCCGACACGGGTGAAAGCGTTCGGTTTCGTCATGCTGTTATCCCTGCTCTTGTATAGCGTATTGGAATATCTCATCCGAGAGAAGATGAAGCGGGAAACGGAACCGCTCATGCTGCCAGGCAATCGAAAGAGTTTTCGTCCAACAGGGTTGGCCATCCTCGAGATGCTGGATGGAGTGACGACCGTGCACATGCAGGTCGGCGACACGTGGCAGCGAGTACCTGCAACGCCTCATAATCCTCAGATCATGAGGGTTCTTAAGCTGCTGAACATGGACCTGAGCATCTACACGGAAGCGCAAAAAACGGCTTGATCAACGTTTGGGTCCGTGTGCACAGGGTTTCCAAAACTGAACATTTCTCAAAAAGATCGCGCTTTCGATAGCCCACACCCTTCCAGTCCCACAGTCGTCGGACGCTCAGATGGCTACCTCGCTCGAGTTTCCAGCTAAGTTTCTGTCGCGCGGCGCGAAATGTGGGACATGGACAGGAGTTCCGGTCGATATGCAACGTCTGATCTTGCCGCTCCCGCCTTCCGTCAACCACGCCTATCGGACCTATGTCCATCCGCAAACGGGACAGCGAATACGGGTCCTCACGTCAAAGGCGCAGAAGTTCCGGCGGGATGCGGCGTACCTGGCACTCCGATGGCGACAGGAGACAGGGTGGACGATGCCCCAACCAGGCACCAAGGTGGTGCTGAGGCTCTGGTACTTCTGGCCGTCGCGCCGTCGAATGGATACACACAACCGAGAGAAAGTGCTGTTGGACGCGCTCGAAGGCGTACTCTATCCCGAGGACCGATGGGTGCTGATTCAGGAAATGGACTTTGAAGTGGATCGGAAACGTCCTCGGCTCGAGATCGAGGTGCTTCTTCATCGAGACCTTTGTGCAACGTAACGATTCGGGCATGTGCATTACGAACGTGTATTCGGTATGCTTGAATTAGAACGTATGTTCGTTAGGGGTAAGGGTTATGGAGTCAACCACCCCACGGCTAAAGCCGGGGGCTTGCGATGAGCAGGCCCGAGGTTGACCAGCCTCAGCCAGGGCCGTAGGGCCATCGGGCTACGTTATCCCGGTCATGACACCCTGGAGTGCGCGAGCCAGCTCCAGGCCCTGTCGCGGGCGGTTAAACAGGCATACGGGGGCGAAGCCAGTGCCGCTCGCATGACAAGCCGGGATAACATTGGCGAGGCTCACGTGACCGCCGAAAGGCGAGACGAGGAGGTAACTCTGATGCGGCAAAACCGCGTACTGGTTCTGGACACGCATCGACGACCGCTTATGCCGTGCCATCCGGCGCGCGCGAGGCAACTGCTGAAAGCTGGCCGGGCGTCGGTGTTTCGGCGGTATCCGTTCACGATCATCTTGCATGACCGTAACGGTGGTGACGTTCAACCCATGCAACTCAAACTTGCACCTGGTTCAAAGACCACAGGCGTGGCGCTTGTTGCAGACTTTCAACGCGGGAAGACGGTTGTGTGGGCTGCTGAGATCCAGCATCGCGGCGATCAGATCCGACAGGCGCTGTTGAGAAGGCGAATGTTGCGTCGAGGTCGCCGATATCGAAAGACCCGTTATCGCAAGCCGCGCTTTGACAATCGTCGACGGCTCGAAGGTTGGCTCCCGCCGAGCCTAATGAGCCGGGTGCACAACATCGAGACGTGGGTCGCTCGCCTGCGGCGTTGGGCACCGATCACACATCTCTCGATGCAATTGGTGAGTTTCGACACGCAGAAGCTCCAGTACCCGGAGATCAGCGGCGAGGAGTATCAGCAAGGCACACTTTACGGGTACGAAGTTCGGGAGTACCTGCTGGAGAAGTGGGGCCGAAAGTGCGCGTACTGCGGTGCCGAGAATGTACCGCTAGAGATCGACCACGTGATTCCGCGTTCTCGCGGTGGATCTGATCGCGTATCGAATCTGGTGCTTGCCTGCCACCGATGCAATCAAGCAAAGGCTAATCGACCGGTGGAGGAGTTCCTGGCGCATGACCAAGAACGTCTGCATCGGATTCAAGCGCAGTTGAAACTTTCGCTTCGTGACGCCGCGGCGATGAACGCTACGCGATGGGCGGTGTTCCGTCGACTGAAGGACACAGGATTGCCTGTTGAAGCCGGAAGCGGCGGTCGGACGAAATACAACCGATTCTCGCAAGGCTATCCGAAGGCGAAGTGGATTGACGCGGCTTGTGTCGGTGAGTCTGGGCAGTGCGTCCGTCTGGACACACAGATGCAAGTTCTCACGATTGTGGCAAAGGGGCATGGGAAGCGACAACGCTGCATCACAGACAAATACGGTTTCCCGAGAAGCCACGCACCGTCTTCGAGATCGTACATGGGTTTCCGCACAGGCGATCTGGTACAGGCGCATGTCCCGCGAGGGAAGTACGCCGGGACACATGTTGGGCGCATTGTGATCCGGCATCGGCCAAGTTTTCAACTCAACGGATTTAATGTGCATCCCAAATATTTGAAGGTTTTGCAGCGAGGCGACGGATATGGGTACGCGATGGAATGATTCCGGCACCTCCCCCCTGGCTAAATCCGTTTGATCCTGGATATGGGTATTACTAGTGGAGATGGGCCAATATCTTCGGGAGAAGTACGGCGCGCGGGTGTTCCCGAAGTCGGTGGGTAAGCCCCGGTCGGGGCAGACCTTGAGCCGAGAAAGTCAAAGCGAAAGAAGGGAACGCGTTGAGATTACAGGAAGCGCGATTCGTGGTGGTAGACACGGAAACGACAGGGTTGCCGCCGGAGGGTCGCGTCGTCGAGCTCGCACTGGTTGAGGTCGGTCTTGAATGTGAGCCACAGATCGTGTACTCGGCGCTGGTCGATCCGGGCTGTCCGATCCCGCCGGAGGCCTCCGCGGTGCATCACATTACCGACCGCGACGTCGCAGGCAAGCCGCGGCTGTCTCAGGTATGGCCGAAGGTGCTCGGATACATCGGCGACGCGATTCTGGTCGCGCACAACGCCGAGTTCGACCGCGGGATGCTGCCGGAGACGGGTCGACCGTGGATTTGCTCAAAGCGCCTGGCGCAGCACTTGTGGCGTGACGCGCCGAAGCATTCGAATCAGGTGCTCCGCTACTGGCTCGGGATCGACGTCGAGGTGGGACAACCCCACCGTGCGCTGGGCGACGCGATTGTGACGGCGCACGTGTTCCAGCGGGAGCTCCGTGCGTATCTGGAGGCGGGGTATCCCGACGATGTGGACGAGCTAATCGCCTTTGCGGAGTCGCCGATTGAGGTGCAGACGATGCCGTTCGGCAAGCACAAGGGCATGCCGCTGAAGGAAGTGCCGCTGGACTATCTGGACTGGGCGCTGAGGAACTTGCAGGATCTTTCGCCGGATCTGAGGTGGAGCATGCAGCGGGTGCTGGAACAGGGGCTTCGATGGCCGGGAAGAGCAATTTAGGTGTTGAAAACCAGTATATATGTGCTATTATAGGAACAAATAAGTTTATTGAGAACAGAACTTGTGGATAATGTGGATGAATTGTGGATAACGGAGGGATGAGAGATGACGGAGTCGAAAGTGATGGAAGGTCGTATCTGCGACCCGGATGTCATGCTCATCTTGACCTCCCCAGAACGGACAATTGCACGGTCGGATCTCGTGGCGCAACAGAACTGGGTGCGCGGTTATGGCCAAGATGACGCGCTTCCGGTTCCCGAGGCTGCGATCGAATGTCTCCGGGACGAGGACGTAATCGGATGGCGGGCGTTTTGGCTCGGACTGCTTCTGCATTGTTTCATTTGCGACGGAGCGTCGGAATTGAGTGACTTCATCGTTCGGTACATCCCGCAGGACTGGGGCTCGAGTTTAAAGGATGCCGACGTGAACTGCTGGTACTCCTTGATTCGTCGTAACCTCGAAGAAGCGAACAGTGTGCTTGATGAATTGGATGAACACCTTACGATCACCGACCAATGGGTGTTCATCGCGTATGACGGGCTTGAGGCTTTTGACGCCGCGGGCTCGTACATGCCGATCCGTGCGCTCATCGGGTTCTGGTTCGACCGTTTGCGCAGATGGCAACGCCTTCGCGCGAAACTTTTCCTTCGCCCTGATCTTTTTGACATTGGTCGGCTCAATTTCCCTGACGCCTCGAAGTTGTCAGGACACGTTGTGCGTCTCGAATGAAGCTTGGAGTGATACATATGCGCCGTGATCTCGAC from Alicyclobacillus acidocaldarius subsp. acidocaldarius DSM 446 carries:
- a CDS encoding DUF669 domain-containing protein, whose amino-acid sequence is MNLADLDTKYQNVEPAKVGYQPLPDGKYLCRLEKAEVKRNKGNDGIHLALVLAVDEGSHKGRRIFHNRPINDNEKTLAWLKRDLLAIGYTDYLSRLPEVLPQCLGRLVKVELKTVTIPTTGQKAQIAYLDPVKGR
- a CDS encoding IS1634 family transposase; this translates as MREAFQLFGPVRSYVMGPAPVLARLIDELKWVEIIDEFVPRPDSKLSVGLRTKALLVNIGTNREALYRVEEFYAQRDVEVLLGSGVSADDLHDDALARALDALYDAGLEALYARIALHTLRRLRVLSDSNELIPIHADTTSLSMTGEYLDQTAFRIDRGFSKDHRPDLKQIVFGLCTVHGLGLCANVNPGNLDDHTWNFENIQQLLSQLDEETRKRSVYVADAALVTKDNLELLAEEDFHFISRLPGTYKLSEDLKRAAWEKENSWKEVGRLAEAEDSAHYRIQAFRRTLYGRTYRFVVVRSSSLDTRKERKLKEVLKREKAALEKAAKAMSQNVYSCEQDAQMAMQTFMHEHRATLHPISARICAEQVQAKRARRGRPRKDDPPPPVHTQYRVEVAILPPSEERVQQWREKEATFVLITDIRDDQRVSDEQILRLYKEQHEVEARFRYLKSPYHVGPIYLHKPTRVKAFGFVMLLSLLLYSVLEYLIREKMKRETEPLMLPGNRKSFRPTGLAILEMLDGVTTVHMQVGDTWQRVPATPHNPQIMRVLKLLNMDLSIYTEAQKTA
- a CDS encoding RusA family crossover junction endodeoxyribonuclease — its product is MQRLILPLPPSVNHAYRTYVHPQTGQRIRVLTSKAQKFRRDAAYLALRWRQETGWTMPQPGTKVVLRLWYFWPSRRRMDTHNREKVLLDALEGVLYPEDRWVLIQEMDFEVDRKRPRLEIEVLLHRDLCAT
- the iscB gene encoding RNA-guided endonuclease IscB, whose product is MRQNRVLVLDTHRRPLMPCHPARARQLLKAGRASVFRRYPFTIILHDRNGGDVQPMQLKLAPGSKTTGVALVADFQRGKTVVWAAEIQHRGDQIRQALLRRRMLRRGRRYRKTRYRKPRFDNRRRLEGWLPPSLMSRVHNIETWVARLRRWAPITHLSMQLVSFDTQKLQYPEISGEEYQQGTLYGYEVREYLLEKWGRKCAYCGAENVPLEIDHVIPRSRGGSDRVSNLVLACHRCNQAKANRPVEEFLAHDQERLHRIQAQLKLSLRDAAAMNATRWAVFRRLKDTGLPVEAGSGGRTKYNRFSQGYPKAKWIDAACVGESGQCVRLDTQMQVLTIVAKGHGKRQRCITDKYGFPRSHAPSSRSYMGFRTGDLVQAHVPRGKYAGTHVGRIVIRHRPSFQLNGFNVHPKYLKVLQRGDGYGYAME
- a CDS encoding putative quorum-sensing-regulated virulence factor; translated protein: MRLQEARFVVVDTETTGLPPEGRVVELALVEVGLECEPQIVYSALVDPGCPIPPEASAVHHITDRDVAGKPRLSQVWPKVLGYIGDAILVAHNAEFDRGMLPETGRPWICSKRLAQHLWRDAPKHSNQVLRYWLGIDVEVGQPHRALGDAIVTAHVFQRELRAYLEAGYPDDVDELIAFAESPIEVQTMPFGKHKGMPLKEVPLDYLDWALRNLQDLSPDLRWSMQRVLEQGLRWPGRAI